The proteins below are encoded in one region of Persephonella hydrogeniphila:
- a CDS encoding 4-(cytidine 5'-diphospho)-2-C-methyl-D-erythritol kinase, producing MYKLESPAKINLGLWVLGKRPDGYHEIFTIFHTISLHDRITIKPSYTQKVETSSPLIKSEENIVLKTLQKFEEWTGIKPEFEIFIEKNIPVGAGLGGGSSNAATVLKFVNEFYNSPLSEDELFTLATQLGADVPFFLKGGMALGEGIGEKLKFLEKSFSEDIFIIYPNIQIKTSEVYSKITPEMLTKKEDIHIIDSLLDDIEKLMEYIENTLGKIVEESYPQVKEVLNTLRFMGYKPVVSGSGSSVFVVGTPTEKVEKICQFKGWKLIKTALK from the coding sequence ATGTATAAACTAGAATCACCTGCAAAAATAAACTTAGGATTGTGGGTACTTGGAAAAAGACCTGATGGATACCATGAAATCTTTACCATATTTCATACTATCTCACTGCACGACAGAATTACAATAAAGCCTTCCTACACCCAAAAAGTAGAAACAAGCTCTCCCCTTATAAAGTCAGAAGAAAATATCGTTCTAAAAACCCTACAAAAATTCGAGGAATGGACAGGAATAAAACCGGAATTTGAGATATTTATAGAAAAAAATATACCTGTTGGGGCTGGTCTCGGCGGAGGCAGTTCAAACGCAGCAACCGTACTGAAATTCGTTAACGAGTTCTACAACTCTCCACTTTCTGAAGATGAACTCTTTACACTGGCCACCCAGTTAGGAGCAGATGTTCCATTTTTTCTAAAAGGAGGAATGGCTTTAGGAGAAGGAATAGGAGAAAAACTGAAATTTCTGGAAAAGAGCTTTTCAGAAGATATTTTTATAATATATCCAAATATTCAGATTAAAACTTCAGAAGTTTACAGCAAAATAACCCCTGAAATGTTGACAAAAAAAGAAGATATTCATATAATAGATAGTCTGTTAGATGACATTGAAAAGTTAATGGAATATATTGAGAATACGCTTGGCAAAATAGTTGAAGAAAGCTACCCGCAAGTAAAAGAAGTTTTGAACACATTAAGGTTTATGGGATATAAACCTGTGGTTAGCGGGAGTGGAAGTAGCGTTTTTGTGGTAGGGACTCCTACTGAAAAGGTTGAG